The sequence GGTGAACCTTGTGACAGATGGGCTTCCTGCCATGGCACTGGGTCTTGATAAGCCTGAAGATGATGTCATGAAGAGAAAGCCAAGACATCCGAAAGAAGGGGTGTTTGCAAGGGGATTAGGTTGGAAAGTGGTGTCAAGGGGATTCTTAATCGGAGGAGTCACTTTACTTGCATTTATGTTGTCATATAAGACTCATCCTGATCACTTGGCTTATGCCCAAACGGTTGCCTTTGCTACATTGGTTATGGCACAGCTGATACATGTGTTCGACTGTCGAAGTGAAGTATCAGTGTTTTCAAGAAATCCGTTTGGAAATATGTATCTGGTGTGGGCCGTGTTATCTTCACTCGTATTAATGCTTCTTGTGATCTACATCCCATCATTGCAGCCGATCTTCCATACAGTACCGATCGCGCTAAAAGACTGGTTCTTAATCATCGGATTAAGCTCCGTTCCAACGTTTTTGCTGGCAGGGTCATTTTTTGCAAGAAAAAAATAGTGAAATGTGGTATAATCCTAAAGGTAATAGAGAAAAGCCTCTATTACCTTTTTTTATAGTGTGAATGCACGCATGAAATCAGTTGATCTACGTCAAAAGATTGGATGTGATCGTAATGGTTGTCAGTATGACAGGCTTTGGTAGAAGCAAAGTAGACTCTGAACAACATACTGTAACGGTAGAAATGAAATCCGTTAATCACAGATTCAGTGAATGTTACATAAGAATGCCCCGCCAATTAATGAAACTTGAGGATAAAATTAAAAAACAACTATCCCAGTCCGTTAAGAGAGGGAAAGTGGATATTTTCATCACCATTACCGGTGATGGCTTAGTACATAAAAATCTACATATTGACTGGAAGCTCATTCAAGATTATTATCAGTTAGTAAATAAAGTGAAAGAAACCTTCTCCCTAAAAGATGAAGTGCAATTAGCCCACCTCTTAAACAGGGAAGAATTTGTGTTGATTGAAGAAATGGAAGAAGAAAATGAAGAACTTGAGCATTTGGTGTTAAAAGCTGTAGAAAAAGCGGCAACTGACCTTAGGTTAATGCGGGAAAAAGAAGGACAGCTTCTCAAGAAGGATTTTCTCACCCATCTCAATCATTTTGAGAACAAAATTGTTGAACTTACCAATCATGCTCCTGAACTGGTCGATCAATATAGAGAGCGGTTAAGAAAAAGGATTCTCGAATACAATGAAACTTCCTTCGATGAAAGTCGTTTACTTATGGAAGTTGCCATTTTTGCTGATAAATCGGATATTACCGAGGAACTGACGAGATTAGAAAGTCATATCCAGTATTTTCATTCCACATTGGCTGGTGAAGGGCCTGTAGGCAGGAAGTTGGATTTCATGATCCAGGAAATGAACCGGGAAGTGAACACGATTGGTTCGAAAGCAAATGATTCCTTTATCGCCACGATTGTTGTGGAACTGAAATCAACACTCGAGAAGCTAAGAGAACAAGTGCAAAATGTAGAATAAGAAGTTTAGTTTCCCATCATTCCGGCGAAACTAAACTATTGATTAGGAGGAGCGTTATGTCGATTAAGCTCATCAATATAGGATTTGGAAATATCGTTTCAGCTAACCGGATCATCTCGATTGTTAGTCCCGAATCAGCACCGATCAAACGCTTGATTCAGGATGCAAGAGACCGGGGAACACTTGTTGATGCTACATACGGAAGAAGAACAAGAGCGGTTATTATTACGGATAGCGATCACGTTATTCTTTCAGCTGTTCAACCCGAAACCGTTGCTCATCGTTTAACGGATAAAGAGGATATAGTAGAAGAAGGGCAGGGTAAATAAATGAAAGAAAAAGGATTGCTGATCGTTCTATCCGGACCTTCAGGTGTAGGAAAAGGAACCGTTCGTAAAGCGATTTTTTCCCAAGAAGATACAAAATTTGAATATTCCATCTCCATGACCACTCGTAAACCCCGAGAAGGAGAAGTGGATGGTGTAGATTATTTCTTTAAATCAAGAGAAGAGTTTGAAGTGCTTATAAAGCAAGGAAAGCTCTTGGAGTATGCAGAGTTCGTTGGAAACTATTATGGCACTCCGGTTGATTACGTTCGAGAGACACTTGATGCAGGAAGAGATGTTTTTCTTGAAATTGAAGTGCAAGGTGCACAGCAGGTTAGAGATAAATTCCCTGAAGGTTTATTTATCTTCCTGGCACCCCCTAGTCTTTCTGAACTTCAGAATCGTCTCGTAACAAGAGGAACTGAAACGGATGATTTGATTCAGGGCAGAATGAATACTGCTAGAAAAGAAATCGAAATGATGAATTTATATGATTACATTGTTGAAAATGATCAAATTGAAAATGCAGTAAACAAGATTAAATCCATTGTTCAAGCAGAACACTGTAAACGGGAACGAGTGCAACAACGATACTTAAATATGCTGGAGGTTGAATAAATGTTAAACCCATCCATTGATTCATTAATGAAGAAGATTGATTCTAAATATTCGTTAGTCAGTATTGCGGCTAAGCGAGCGAGAAACCTGCAAGACACAGGGGATTACCGTTTGAACCGCTATGAGTCTCAAAAATTTGTAGGAAAAGCCCTTGAAGAAATTCAGGCCGGTCAATTATCTATGAAAGAAAGAGATGCCAAAGCTGTTTATTCTGATGAATAAGCATCATCATGCTTAATGAAAAACTCTAGGGGGTTGACTCGAAAGATTTCATGATCTTTTCGGGACAACCCTATTTTCTTTTTCTATCAATATCCTTCATAATAAAGGAAGTATAAAGAGTAATGGGGGAAAGCAGAATGATCAAGGGGAAAAAAATACTGCTATGTGTATCTGGTGGAATTGCTGTATACAAAGCGGCTGCTTTAACAAGCAAGCTGGTCCAAAGCGGTGCCGAAGTGAAAGTCATCATGACTGAATCAGCTCAAAAATTTGTGGCTCCACTTACCTTCCAAGCATTATCCCGTCAAGATGTATATTGGGATACCTTTGATGAAAAGGATTCGTCAAAGATTGCTCATATCGACTTAGCTGACTGGGCGGACCTTGTACTCGTAGCTCCAGCAACGGCCAACATCATCGGGAAGCTCGCGAATGGAATTGCAGATGACATGATATCTACAACTATACTGGCAACTACAACGAAAGTCTGGATTGCCCCAGCCATGAATGTACATATGTATGATCATCCAGCGGTGAAACGAAATATTAATACCCTTTTTGAGTTTGGCTACGAATTTGTCGAACCAAGTGAAGGGTATTTGGCTTGTGGATACGTTGGAAAAGGAAGATTAGAAGAACCTGAAAGAGTAGTGGAGTTGGTTGATCGCTATTTTTCAGATCTTGATAGTGAAGGAATGCTATTACAAGGGAAAAAAGTAGTGATAACAGCTGGCCCTACCAGGGAAATGGTGGATCCTGTACGCTTCTTTTCCAATCGTTCAACGGGGAAAATGGGCTATGCCCTTGCAGAAGCAGCTGTGTCTTTAGGAGCCCGGGTCGTGTTGATTTCAGGACCATCTCATTTACCGATTCCACGTGGTGTTGAATTGGTTTCCGTCATGAGTGCCGAAGACATGTACAATGCGGTTCACGCAGCTTTTCCAACGGCGGATATCGTGGTGAAGAGCGCTGCGGTGGCTGATTATCGTCCGAAAGAAATATTCGGGGATAAGTTAAAGAAAAAAGATGGAAATCTCGTGATTGAATTCGAAAGGACGAAGGATATCTTAAAAAGTCTTGGAGAGAGAAAGAATCATCAATTTCTTATCGGATTTGCTGCGGAAACAACAAATGTTGAGGAGTATGCCAAGGCTAAGCTTGAAAAAAAACAGGCAGATATGATCGTAGCAAATAATGTAAAAGAAGCGGGGTCAGGCTTTGGTACCGACACAAACCGGGTTTCAATCGTGACAAAAGGTGGGGACGTTCGGGATCTGCCGTTATTATCAAAAGTGGATGTAGCGAAAGAAATCTATAAAGAAGCGGTCCGGCAATTAAAGAAGGGTACGCCATATGAACGTAGCTAGTGTAATCGTCGACGTCCCTGCCATGCAAACGGATCGCACCTACGACTATAGTATCCCGGATGAATGGAGAGGCAGCATCCTTCCCGGCATGAGGGTGGTTGTTCCGTTTGGACCAAGGAA is a genomic window of Rossellomorea sp. y25 containing:
- a CDS encoding YicC/YloC family endoribonuclease is translated as MVVSMTGFGRSKVDSEQHTVTVEMKSVNHRFSECYIRMPRQLMKLEDKIKKQLSQSVKRGKVDIFITITGDGLVHKNLHIDWKLIQDYYQLVNKVKETFSLKDEVQLAHLLNREEFVLIEEMEEENEELEHLVLKAVEKAATDLRLMREKEGQLLKKDFLTHLNHFENKIVELTNHAPELVDQYRERLRKRILEYNETSFDESRLLMEVAIFADKSDITEELTRLESHIQYFHSTLAGEGPVGRKLDFMIQEMNREVNTIGSKANDSFIATIVVELKSTLEKLREQVQNVE
- a CDS encoding DUF370 domain-containing protein yields the protein MSIKLINIGFGNIVSANRIISIVSPESAPIKRLIQDARDRGTLVDATYGRRTRAVIITDSDHVILSAVQPETVAHRLTDKEDIVEEGQGK
- the gmk gene encoding guanylate kinase — translated: MKEKGLLIVLSGPSGVGKGTVRKAIFSQEDTKFEYSISMTTRKPREGEVDGVDYFFKSREEFEVLIKQGKLLEYAEFVGNYYGTPVDYVRETLDAGRDVFLEIEVQGAQQVRDKFPEGLFIFLAPPSLSELQNRLVTRGTETDDLIQGRMNTARKEIEMMNLYDYIVENDQIENAVNKIKSIVQAEHCKRERVQQRYLNMLEVE
- the rpoZ gene encoding DNA-directed RNA polymerase subunit omega; translation: MLNPSIDSLMKKIDSKYSLVSIAAKRARNLQDTGDYRLNRYESQKFVGKALEEIQAGQLSMKERDAKAVYSDE
- the coaBC gene encoding bifunctional phosphopantothenoylcysteine decarboxylase/phosphopantothenate--cysteine ligase CoaBC: MIKGKKILLCVSGGIAVYKAAALTSKLVQSGAEVKVIMTESAQKFVAPLTFQALSRQDVYWDTFDEKDSSKIAHIDLADWADLVLVAPATANIIGKLANGIADDMISTTILATTTKVWIAPAMNVHMYDHPAVKRNINTLFEFGYEFVEPSEGYLACGYVGKGRLEEPERVVELVDRYFSDLDSEGMLLQGKKVVITAGPTREMVDPVRFFSNRSTGKMGYALAEAAVSLGARVVLISGPSHLPIPRGVELVSVMSAEDMYNAVHAAFPTADIVVKSAAVADYRPKEIFGDKLKKKDGNLVIEFERTKDILKSLGERKNHQFLIGFAAETTNVEEYAKAKLEKKQADMIVANNVKEAGSGFGTDTNRVSIVTKGGDVRDLPLLSKVDVAKEIYKEAVRQLKKGTPYERS